The Arachis ipaensis cultivar K30076 chromosome B03, Araip1.1, whole genome shotgun sequence region GAGTTCATAATAAGGTGGAAAGTCAAATGAGAATAGCCACTTGTGGATAACTAAAGAAATATTTAACAAATCTACCTAGAAGGGCAGAAAGTCACATCCTCCACAGTTTCATCATGCCCACAGTAGATACCTCGCGGTCCAACAGAAGGGCCATCAGCAGATTTATCATTGCCTTCGCCAGATTTGGAGTTTGATTTGACAATGGATCCCCCAGATTTGGAGTCTGTGGCAGAAGATGTTATATGGTCTTCAATACTCCACAGCACCACCGTTTTGTCCTTTCCTGCAACAACCACAATAACAGATGAGCAGGATTTTAAAAACCTGACATGATTGTTTTAAGAAAATAAGTATGCCAACCTCCTGAAAGCACATAGGGTTCAGTTGGGCACATTGCAAGGGCAAATTCCGCATTGTCTTGGTGTCCAGTCAACACCTGCAATAAGAAAAATGTGTCTCAATATCTCACATGATAGAAACCATGCTAAACATAGTGCATTGGAGTTTCTTTATTGACAATGGTTTGAAAGAACTGAGTAGAGGTGCCACTTAATTCAAAGTTAACTCCGTCTCAATAAAAAAATACCcaaaaaaagaaacaagatgacCATCCCAATGTTACATGGATCTCCTTCATCAACTGATGTCACAAATTACACTTAACACTTAGAGATGGGATAATCTAGAATATTAATGGATAACCATCAAACTATACCAAATCCGGACGAGAATTTGTAGCTCCAAGGACAGCATGACGATTAGGTTGACTTTCAACATCCCAAATGAGGACCTGAAATTTGGCCAATTAGAAACATGACACCATAAACCAAGAAATCAAACCAGCTCCAAAGAATATGCacaaaagtaaaaggtaaagttCTCACATCAGGGCTGTCCGTATGAGTAGCCACTATCTTAGAGTTCTGCGGCAATTCCCTAATTCTATTCACCTATAAAATGCATCATAGATCAGATCAACCACCACTATCTCATCAATTATCAACAAAACCAAGTTCAAGTCAAAATATAACAATGACCATAactagaaaataaaagcaaaaaagaAAGCCGGACAAAATTGCATAAGCTTGTAACTTGTTAGCGAAAATAATGGATCCACTTTTGAATTTCTATCGATATGAAAGGTGAATATGTACCTCTCCTGGATGTATAATGGTCTTATACTTCTTGACGAATGGAGAGCGCGCCTCTTCATTAAACTGATACCAAAAGGCGTTCCCaaatgcttaattgaatttcaaacACCAAAGTAAAACCATTCAAAGATAATAAGCTATATATCACATTCACATATGATTAACAAACCTGTGAAATGTGCTCTGCAGCTGCGACCCTAGGCTTAACAACCTCACAATTCGCAATGACCAGTGTATTTGGAACACTTCCATCAGTCTACCAACACATAAAAAGAACAGTgagtcttttctttctttcctttcagCTCAAAAGAACATAGACACATTAAAGTTATTATGAAATACACATCAAGATCATAAAAGGTGTAATTTCTCTTACAACATTAATTTCCTCTCAGCAGCACACAGCAGCATGCACAAGAAGCCATTAAACAAACACTGAATAAGGGGACTTTCAAGTCTCAATAACATTAATGTCGTCAAATCAAACCCACTTATAAAGGAAAGGTTTAATCTTTCTCATAACTTTATTCAGCAaacataatataaaaaatttaaaaaatttgctATCAAGTGCTTAAACGTTTTATCTTAATAAATGCATTCCAAGTGAATTGAATATTTTGAACCGCTTATTTTTTCCATACAAACTTTCTCTTTTAAGCACCTTAACTAGTGtccttaaaaaaaatgtttttctttGCATCGAGACAAGATTACGATAACATCATTCcttcaaaatcaaaattaattacacAAAATGCAcaatttttaatcaaaataacACACACAAAGTTACCTGCTCAGAGAGGTATAGACGCTGGCGATTCTTGTAAGTAGCTTGTTCCAGCTGAGGACCCCACCTAATTACCGAAatttgaaagtaaaaaaaatagaatttagaAATTCCTAAAATTGAGAACAGCACGGAGCAGAAGGGAAAAAccctagagagagagagagagaccggCAAGAGAGAGAAGGCCAGACGAGGTTATGGTTGGCGAGCCAGTCATAGAGAACGGGAACAAGAGACTTCCACTGAGTGTACTTGTCGTCCACCGaaggttggtggtggtggtgttgttgATGGTGCTGCTGATGGGGGGTCTTCTTGCCTTCTTTGATGGTCTTGGTGTGTTGTTCGTCCTTAGGCTTGGGCTTGGGCTTTCGGCCCCTTGTCTCCTTCTTCTTCCCCACCGTAGGAGAGGCGGCACCAGCTGAAGGCGGACTCTCCATCTTCGTTTTCCCTTTTCAGTCACACAGACACACACTATGACTTTTCAGCGATTCAAATTTCAAAGTACCACACCTCTTCGCGTGTTAGTGTTAATGTTACTGATGCTTTGCTTTGACTGCTCACTGCTCTGTTTCTCTCTCACAATCCCAAAGACATGTTTCCAAACTTCAAGCCAAACCCATTCTGTTCTAGTGTTNNNNNNNNNNNNNNNNNNNNNNNNNNNNNNNNNNNNNNNNNNNNNNNNNNNNNNNNNNNNNNNNNNNNNNNNNNNNNNNNNNNNNNNNNNNNNNNNNNNNNNNNNNNNNNNNNNNNNNNNNNNNNNNNNNNNNNNNNNNNNNNNNNNNNNNNNNNNNNNNNNNNNNNNNNNNNNNNNNNNNNNNNNNNNNNNNNNNNNNNNNNNNNNNNNNNNNNNNNNNNNNNNNNNNNNNNNNNNNNNNNNNNNNNNNNNNNNNNNNNNNNNNNNNNNNNNNNNNNNNNNNNNNNNNNNNNNNNNNNNNNNNNNNNNNNNNNNNNNNNNNNNNNNNNNNNNNNNNNNNNNNNNNNNNNNNNNNNNNNNNNNNNNNNNNNNNNNNNNNNNNNNNNNNNNNNNNNNNNNNNNNNNNNNNNNNNNNNNNNNNNNNNNNNNNNNNNNNNNNNNNNNNNNNNNNNNNNNNNNNNNNNNNNNNNNNNNNNNNNNNNNNNNNNNNNNNNNNNNNNNNNNNNNNNNNNNNNNNNNNNNNNNNNNNNNNNNNNNNNNNNNNNNNNNNNNNNNNNNNNNNNNNNNNNNNNNNNNNNNNNNNNNNNNNNNNNNNNNNNNNNNNNNNNNNNNNNNNNNNNNNNNNNNNNNNNNNNNNNNNNNNNNNNNNNNNNNNNNNNNNNNNNNNNNNNNNNNNNNNNNNNNNNNNNNNNNNNNNNNNNNNNNNNNNNNNNNNNNNNNNNNNNNNNNNNNNNNNNNNNNNNNNNNNNNNNNNNNNNNNNNNNNNNNNNNNNNNNNNNNNNNNNNNNNNNNNNNNNNNNNNNNNNNNNNNNNNNNNNNNNNNNNNNNNNNNNNNNNNNNNNNNNNNNNNNNNNNNNNNNNNNNNNNNNNNNNNNNNNNNNNNNNNNNNNNNNNNNNNNNNNNNNNNNNNNNNNNNNNNNNNNNNNNNNNNNNNNNNNNNNNNNNNNNNNNNNNNNNNNNNNNNNNNNNNNNNNNNNNNNNNNNNNNNNNNNNNNNNNNNNNNNNNNNNNNNNNNNNNNNNNNNNNNNNNNNNNNNNNNNNNNNNNNNNNNNNNNNNNNNNNNNNNNNNNNNNNNNNNNNNNNNNNNNNNNNNNNNNNNNNNNNNNNNNNNNNNNNNNNNNNNNNNNNNNNNNNNNNNNNNNNNNNNNNNNNNNNNNNNNNNNNNNNNNNNNNNNNNNNNNNNNNNNNNNNNNNNNNNNNNNNNNNNNNNNNNNNNNNNNNNNNNNNNNNNNNNNNNNNNNNNNNNNNNNNNNNNNNNNNNNNNNNNNNNNNNNNNNNNNNNNNNNNNNNNNNNNNNNNNNNNNNNNNNNNNNNNNNNNNNNNNNNNNNNNNNNNNNNNNNNNNNNNNNNNNNNNNNNNNNNNNNNNNNNNNNNNNNNNNNNNNNNNNNNNNNNNNNNNNNNNNNNNNNNNNNNNNNNNNNNNNNNNNNNNNNNNNNNNNNNNNNNNNNNNNNNNNNNNNNNNNNNNNNNNNNNNNNNNNNNNNNNNNNNNNNNNNNNNNNNNNNNNNNNNNNNNNNNNNNNNNNNNNNNNNNNNNNNNNNNNNNNNNNNNNNNNNNNNNNNNNNNNNNNNNNNNNNNNNNNNNNNNNNNNNNNNNNNNNNNNNNNNNNNNNNNNNNNNNNNNNNNNNNNNNNNNNNNNNNNNNNNNNNNNNNNNNNNNNNNNNNNNNNNNNNNNNNNNNNNNNNNNNNNNNNNNNNNNNNNNNNNNNNNNNNNNNNNNNNNNNNNNNNNNNNNNNNNNNNNNNNNNNNNNNNNNNNNNNNNNNNNNNNNNNNNNNNNNNNNNNNNNNNNNNNNNNNNNNNNNNNNNNNNNNNNNNNNNNNNNNNNNNNNNNNNNNNNNNNNNNNNNNNNNNNNNNNNNNNNNNNNNNNNNNNNNNNNNNNNNNNNNNNNNNNNNNNNNNNNNNNNNNNNNNNNNNNNNNNNNNNNNNNNNNNNNNNNNNNNNNNNNNNNNNNNNNNNNNNNNNNNNNNNNNNNNNNNNNNNNNNNNNNNNNNNNNNNNNNNNNNNNNNNNNNNNNNNNNNNNNNNNNNNNNNNNNNNNNNNNNNNNNNNNNNNNNNNNNNNNNNNNNNNNNNNNNNNNNNNNNNNNNNNNNNNNNNNNNNNNNNNNNNNNNNNNNNNNNNNNNNNNNNNNNNNNNNNNNNNNNNNNNNNNNNNNNNNNNNNNNNNNNNNNNNNNNNNNNNNNNNNNNNNNNNNNNNNNNNNNNNNNNNNNNNNNNNNNNNNNNNNNNNNNNNNNNNNNNNNNNNNNNNNNNNNNNNNNNNNNNNNNNNNNNNNNNNNNNNNNNNNNNNNNNNNNNNNNNNNNNNNNNNNNNNNNNNNNNNNNNNNNNNNNNNNNNNNNNNNNNNNNNNNNNNNNNNNNNNNNNNNNNNNNNNNNNNNNNNNNNNNNNNNNNNNNNNNNNNNNNNNNNNNNNNNNNNNNNNNNNNNNNNNNNNNNNNNNNNNNNNNNNNNNNNNNNNNNNNNNNNNNNNNNNNNNNNNNNNNNNNNNNNNNNNNNNNNNNNNNNNNNNNNNNNNNNNNNNNNNNNNNNNNNNNNNNNNNNNNNNNNNNNNNNNNNNNNNNNNNNNNNNNNNNNNNNNNNNNNNNNNNNNNNNNNNNNNNNNNNNNNNNNNNNNNNNNNNNNNNNNNNNNNNNNNNNNNNNNNNNNNNNNNNNNNNNNNNNNNNNNNNNNNNNNNNNNNNNNNNNNNNNNNNNNNNNNNNNNNNNNNNNNNNNNNNNNNNNNNNNNNNNNNNNNNNNNNNNNNNNNNNNNNNNNNNNNNNNNNNNNNNNNNNNNNNNNNNNNNNNNNNNNNNNNNNNNNNNNNNNNNNNNNNNNNNNNNNNNNNNNNNNNNNNNNNNNNNNNNNNNNNNNNNNNNNNNNNNNNNNNNNNNNNNNNNNNNNNNNNNNNNNNNNNNNNNNNNNNNNNNNNNNNNNNNNNNNNNNNNNNNNNNNNNNNNNNNNNNNNNNNNNNNNNNNNNNNNNNNNNNNNNNNNNNNNNNNNNNNNNNNNNNNNNNNNNNNNNNNNNNNNNNNNNNNNNNNNNNNNNNNNNNNNNNNNNNNNNNNNNNNNNNNNNNNNNNNNNNNNNNNNNNNNNNNNNNNNNNNNNNNNNNNNNNNNNNNNNNNNNNNNNNNNNNNNNNNNNNNNNNNNNNNNNNNNNNNNNNNNNNNNNNNNNNNNNNNNNNNNNNNNNNNNNNNNNNNNNNNNNNNNNNNNNNNNNNNNNNNNNNNNNNNNNNNNNNNNNNNNNNNNNNNNNNNNNNNNNNNNNNNNNNNNNNNNNNNNNNNNNNNNNNNNNNNNNNNNNNNNNNNNNNNNNNNNNNNNNNNNNNNNNNNNNNNNNNNNNNNNNNNNNNNNNNNNNNNNNNNNNNNNNNNNNNNNNNNNNNNNNNNNNNNNNNNNNNNNNNNNNNNNNNNNNNNNNNNNNNNNNNNNNNNNNNNNNNNNNNNNNNNNNNNNNNNNNNNNNNNNNNNNNNNNNNNNNNNNNNNNNNNNNNNNNNNNNNNNNNNNNNNNNNNNNNNNNNNNNNNNNNNNNNNNNNNNNNNNNNNNNNNNNNNNNNNNNNNNNNNNNNNNNNNNNNNNN contains the following coding sequences:
- the LOC107630376 gene encoding WD-40 repeat-containing protein MSI4; amino-acid sequence: MESPPSAGAASPTVGKKKETRGRKPKPKPKDEQHTKTIKEGKKTPHQQHHQQHHHHQPSVDDKYTQWKSLVPVLYDWLANHNLVWPSLSCRWGPQLEQATYKNRQRLYLSEQTDGSVPNTLVIANCEVVKPRVAAAEHISQFNEEARSPFVKKYKTIIHPGEVNRIRELPQNSKIVATHTDSPDVLIWDVESQPNRHAVLGATNSRPDLVLTGHQDNAEFALAMCPTEPYVLSGGKDKTVVLWSIEDHITSSATDSKSGGSIVKSNSKSGEGNDKSADGPSVGPRGIYCGHDETVEDVTFCPSSAQEFCSVGDDSCLILWDARVGSSPAVKVEKAHNADLHCVDWNPHDVNLILTGSADHSVRMFDRRNLTSNGVGTPIHKFECHKAAVLCVQWSPDKASVFGSSAEDGLLNIWDYEKVGKKIERSGKSVSSPPGLFFQHAGHRDKVVDFHWNAQDPWTIVSVSDDCESTGGGGTLQIWRMSDLIYRPEEEVLAELEKFKSHVVACASKTEK